The Brevibacillus brevis genome contains a region encoding:
- a CDS encoding CPCC family cysteine-rich protein gives MNAKFTCPCCGYKTLCHDGEFDICPICFWEDDPFQFMEPDSDRGANKVSLRKAQGNFIRFGACDDHGRPFVRKPTYDDEKDKKWMPLT, from the coding sequence ATGAATGCAAAATTCACTTGTCCATGTTGCGGTTATAAAACGCTCTGTCATGACGGAGAATTCGATATCTGTCCAATTTGTTTCTGGGAGGATGATCCCTTTCAATTTATGGAACCAGATTCAGATAGGGGCGCAAACAAAGTATCCCTACGAAAGGCACAGGGAAACTTTATTCGTTTTGGAGCCTGCGACGATCACGGCAGACCATTTGTTAGAAAGCCTACATACGATGACGAAAAAGATAAAAAGTGGATGCCACTGACTTGA